One segment of Niveibacterium microcysteis DNA contains the following:
- a CDS encoding succinate dehydrogenase iron-sulfur subunit, whose amino-acid sequence MKFQIYRYDPDKDAAPYMQDVSIEVDATDRKLLDVLVKLKAKDDSISFRRSCREGVCGSDAMNINGKNGLACLTDIASLKEPVQLRPLPGLPVIRDLIVDMTQFFKQYHSIKPYVVNNDPPPERERLQSPEDREELNGLYECILCASCSTSCPSFWWNPDKFVGPAGLLAAYRFIADTRDQATSERLDNLEDPYRLFRCHTIMNCVDVCPKGLNPTRAIGKIKDMMVRRAV is encoded by the coding sequence ATGAAATTCCAGATCTACCGCTACGACCCGGACAAGGACGCAGCGCCGTACATGCAGGACGTGTCGATCGAAGTCGACGCGACCGATCGCAAGCTGCTCGATGTGCTGGTCAAGCTCAAGGCCAAGGACGATTCGATCTCGTTCCGCCGCTCATGCCGTGAAGGCGTGTGTGGCTCCGACGCGATGAACATCAACGGCAAGAACGGGCTGGCCTGCCTCACCGATATCGCATCGCTGAAAGAGCCGGTGCAGTTGCGCCCGCTCCCGGGACTGCCGGTGATCCGCGACCTGATCGTGGACATGACCCAGTTCTTCAAGCAGTACCACTCGATCAAGCCGTACGTCGTCAACAACGACCCGCCGCCCGAGCGCGAGCGGCTGCAGTCTCCGGAAGACCGTGAAGAGCTCAACGGGCTGTACGAGTGCATTCTGTGCGCGAGCTGCTCGACCTCCTGCCCGTCGTTCTGGTGGAACCCGGATAAGTTCGTCGGCCCCGCCGGTCTGCTTGCCGCCTACCGCTTCATCGCCGACACGCGTGACCAGGCGACCAGCGAACGCCTCGATAATCTCGAGGATCCGTATCGCCTGTTCCGCTGCCACACCATCATGAACTGCGTCGATGTGTGCCCGAAGGGTCTCAACCCGACGCGCGCGATCGGCAAGATCAAGGACATGATGGTCCGCAGGGCCGTCTGA
- a CDS encoding succinate dehydrogenase assembly factor 2 gives MSALKERVKWRSRRGLLELDIFFTRYYAKHLDALSDAELETLLDMLTTDDIELWKWVGGREECPVEEWKSLIAAIRQA, from the coding sequence ATGAGCGCACTCAAGGAACGCGTGAAGTGGCGTAGCCGCCGGGGCCTGCTGGAACTCGACATCTTCTTCACGCGTTACTACGCGAAGCATCTCGATGCCCTGAGCGACGCCGAGCTTGAAACGCTGCTCGACATGCTCACCACGGACGATATTGAGCTGTGGAAATGGGTTGGCGGCCGGGAGGAATGCCCGGTCGAAGAATGGAAAAGCTTGATCGCCGCCATCCGTCAGGCATGA
- the gltA gene encoding citrate synthase — protein sequence MTTQRTATLTIDGNSVEFPVMSGVHGPDVIDIRKLYGSTGNFTFDPGFLSTASCQSKITYIDGDKGELMYRGYPIEQLAEKCDFLETAYLLREGELPTVKQKEAFVKSIQRHTMVHEQLTRFYQGFRRDAHPMAVCVGVVGALSAFYHDAADFSDQEHRTVSFHRILAKMPTIVAMAYKYSVGEPFMYPRNDLDYTENFMHMMFGTPCEKYVPNPVLAKALDRILILHADHEQNASTSTVRLAGSSGANPFACISAGIACLWGPAHGGANEACLNMLEEIGDVSRVGEYIKRAKDKNDSFKLMGFGHRVYKNYDPRAKLMRETCHEVLHELGLHDSKLFKLAMELERIALEDPYFVEKKLYPNVDFYSGIVQSALGIPTSMFTCIFALARTVGWMSQWEEMLTDADYKIGRPRQLYVGAAKRDVTPIGLR from the coding sequence ATGACGACTCAACGCACCGCTACGCTGACCATCGATGGCAATAGCGTCGAATTCCCGGTGATGTCTGGCGTACACGGGCCGGACGTCATCGACATTCGCAAGCTCTACGGCTCGACCGGTAACTTCACCTTTGACCCGGGCTTCCTGTCTACGGCCAGCTGCCAGTCGAAGATCACGTACATCGACGGCGACAAGGGCGAGCTGATGTATCGCGGCTACCCGATCGAGCAACTCGCCGAGAAGTGCGACTTCCTCGAAACCGCCTACCTGCTGCGCGAGGGCGAACTGCCCACCGTGAAGCAGAAAGAAGCGTTCGTGAAGTCGATCCAGCGTCACACGATGGTTCACGAACAGCTGACCCGCTTCTACCAGGGCTTCCGCCGTGACGCGCACCCGATGGCCGTGTGCGTGGGCGTGGTTGGTGCGCTGTCGGCGTTCTACCATGATGCGGCTGACTTCTCGGATCAGGAACACCGCACGGTGTCCTTCCACCGCATCCTCGCGAAGATGCCGACCATCGTTGCGATGGCCTACAAGTACTCGGTTGGCGAGCCGTTCATGTACCCGCGCAACGACCTCGACTACACCGAGAACTTCATGCACATGATGTTCGGTACGCCGTGCGAGAAATACGTGCCGAACCCGGTGCTGGCCAAGGCGCTTGACCGCATCCTGATCCTGCACGCCGACCACGAACAGAACGCATCGACCTCCACCGTGCGTCTGGCTGGCTCGTCCGGTGCCAATCCGTTTGCGTGCATCTCGGCCGGTATCGCCTGTTTGTGGGGCCCCGCCCACGGTGGCGCGAACGAGGCTTGCCTCAACATGCTGGAAGAGATCGGCGATGTGTCGCGCGTTGGCGAGTACATCAAGCGCGCGAAGGACAAGAACGACTCCTTCAAGCTGATGGGCTTCGGTCACCGCGTGTACAAGAACTACGACCCGCGCGCCAAGCTGATGCGCGAGACCTGTCACGAAGTGCTACACGAGCTCGGCCTGCACGACAGCAAGCTGTTCAAGCTTGCGATGGAACTCGAGCGCATCGCGCTGGAAGATCCGTACTTCGTCGAGAAGAAGCTTTACCCGAACGTCGACTTCTACTCCGGCATCGTGCAGAGCGCGCTGGGGATTCCGACTTCGATGTTCACCTGCATTTTCGCCCTTGCGCGCACCGTTGGCTGGATGAGCCAGTGGGAGGAAATGCTTACCGACGCCGACTACAAGATCGGCCGTCCGCGTCAGCTCTACGTGGGCGCCGCAAAGCGCGACGTTACCCCGATCGGCTTGCGCTGA
- a CDS encoding 2-oxoglutarate dehydrogenase E1 component, with product MMRQFMGNSYLFGSNAPFIEELYESYLDNPASVPEQWRDYFDALQNMPGAVTRDVAHAPVIASFAQMAKQNKLATSAVGIADKRQIGVLQMINAYRFLGNRWAQIDPLKRQERPQIAELEPSFYGFTEADLSQQFNTGSFHFPNGQQATLREILESARETYCGTVATEYMYLSDIGQKRWIQSKLEPNRSRPNFSVEQRKRILERMTAAETLEKYLHTRYVGQKRFSLEGGESAIVAMDTIINHAGTAGVQEIVIGMAHRGRLNVLVNTLGKQPAMLFSEFEGKHAADLSAGDVKYHMGFSSDVSTPGGPVHLTLAFNPSHLEIVNPVVEGSVYARQQRRSEAEKLCALPVLIHGDAAVAGQGVNQEMLNFSQTRGFGTGGTIHIVINNQIGFTTSDPRDLRSSIYCTDVFKMVEAPIFHVNGDDPEAVALVCQIAVEFRQTFKKDVVVDIICYRKLGHNEQDEPMVTQPLMYKKVNAHPGSRKLYADRLVGLGVCSPDEPDQMITEYRAALDRGELLYNPVLSGYTRKFAQDWSPFLKKEYTDECDTSVPQAELRRLAQRLTDVPSSITLHSRVAKIIEDRKAMGEGKLPLDWGMGENLAYASLVAEGFGVRLSGQDAGRGTFFHRHAVLHDQNREVWDEGIYVPAQHIQENQAPFTVIDSVLSENAVLAFEYGFATAEPNHLVVWEGQFGDFANGAQVVIDQFISSGEAKWGRLSGITMLLPHGYEGQGPEHSSARLERYMQLCAENNWQVCVPSTPSQIFHLLRRQMVRKLRKPLIVMTPKSLLRHKDAVSTLDELSDGRFRTVIGEVDPLDPKAVTRVVLCSGKIYYELVAERRAKGIQNTAIVRIEQLYPFPNEAFAEELGKYPNAQEVVWCQEEPRNQGAWYWIVSRQHLARSLGKSHHLYLVSRPASASPAVGYYAKHQVQQKAVIEGAFGELNQDVAPSR from the coding sequence ATGATGAGACAGTTTATGGGCAACTCCTATCTGTTCGGGAGCAATGCGCCGTTCATCGAGGAACTCTACGAGTCCTACCTCGATAACCCGGCCAGCGTTCCCGAGCAGTGGCGAGATTATTTCGATGCCCTGCAGAACATGCCTGGTGCCGTGACGCGCGACGTCGCCCACGCACCGGTCATTGCATCCTTCGCCCAGATGGCGAAGCAGAACAAGCTCGCGACCTCCGCCGTCGGTATCGCCGACAAGCGTCAGATCGGCGTGCTCCAGATGATCAACGCTTATCGATTCCTCGGTAACCGTTGGGCACAGATCGATCCGCTCAAGCGCCAGGAGCGCCCGCAGATCGCCGAGCTCGAACCTTCGTTCTATGGCTTCACCGAAGCGGATCTGAGCCAGCAGTTCAACACTGGCTCCTTCCACTTCCCCAACGGTCAGCAGGCAACGTTGCGCGAGATTCTTGAATCCGCACGCGAGACCTACTGCGGTACCGTTGCAACGGAGTACATGTACCTCTCTGACATCGGTCAGAAGCGCTGGATCCAGAGCAAGCTGGAACCGAACCGCAGCCGCCCGAACTTCAGCGTCGAGCAGCGCAAGCGCATTCTCGAACGGATGACCGCAGCGGAAACGCTCGAGAAGTACCTCCACACCCGCTACGTTGGCCAGAAGCGCTTCTCGCTGGAAGGCGGCGAGTCGGCCATCGTTGCGATGGACACGATCATCAACCATGCCGGTACCGCCGGCGTGCAGGAAATCGTGATCGGCATGGCCCACCGTGGCCGCCTTAACGTGCTGGTCAACACGCTGGGCAAGCAGCCGGCGATGCTGTTCTCGGAGTTCGAGGGCAAGCACGCGGCGGATCTGTCCGCCGGCGACGTGAAGTACCACATGGGCTTCTCGTCCGATGTCAGCACGCCCGGAGGCCCGGTGCACCTGACGCTGGCGTTCAACCCGTCTCACCTCGAAATCGTGAACCCGGTGGTCGAGGGCTCGGTGTATGCCCGTCAGCAGCGCCGCTCTGAAGCGGAGAAACTCTGCGCGCTGCCGGTGCTGATCCACGGCGATGCGGCGGTGGCGGGGCAGGGCGTGAATCAGGAGATGCTGAACTTCTCGCAGACGCGGGGTTTTGGCACTGGTGGCACGATCCACATCGTCATCAACAACCAGATCGGTTTCACCACTTCCGATCCGCGCGATCTGCGTTCGTCGATCTACTGTACCGACGTGTTCAAGATGGTCGAAGCGCCAATCTTCCACGTCAACGGCGACGACCCTGAAGCGGTCGCGCTGGTCTGTCAGATCGCCGTCGAGTTCCGCCAGACATTCAAGAAGGATGTCGTGGTTGACATCATCTGCTACCGCAAGCTCGGCCACAACGAGCAGGACGAGCCGATGGTCACGCAGCCGCTGATGTACAAGAAGGTCAATGCGCATCCGGGCTCGCGCAAGCTGTACGCGGATCGCCTGGTCGGGCTTGGCGTGTGCAGCCCGGACGAACCGGACCAGATGATCACCGAGTACCGCGCCGCACTCGACCGCGGTGAGCTGCTCTACAACCCGGTGCTGTCTGGCTACACCCGCAAGTTCGCGCAGGACTGGTCGCCGTTCCTGAAGAAGGAATACACCGACGAGTGCGACACCTCGGTGCCGCAAGCCGAGTTGCGCCGCCTCGCGCAGCGCCTGACCGACGTGCCTTCCAGCATCACGCTGCACTCGCGTGTGGCGAAGATCATTGAAGACCGCAAGGCAATGGGTGAGGGCAAGCTGCCGCTCGACTGGGGCATGGGTGAGAACCTTGCTTACGCGTCGCTGGTGGCTGAAGGCTTCGGCGTGCGCCTGTCGGGTCAGGATGCCGGGCGTGGCACCTTCTTCCATCGCCACGCAGTGCTGCACGATCAGAACCGCGAAGTGTGGGACGAAGGCATCTATGTGCCGGCCCAGCACATCCAGGAAAACCAGGCGCCCTTCACGGTCATCGACTCCGTGCTGTCGGAGAACGCCGTGCTGGCGTTCGAGTACGGTTTCGCGACTGCGGAACCGAATCACCTGGTTGTGTGGGAAGGCCAGTTCGGCGACTTCGCCAACGGCGCCCAAGTGGTGATCGACCAGTTCATCAGCTCGGGCGAAGCAAAGTGGGGCCGTCTGTCGGGCATCACGATGCTGCTGCCGCACGGTTATGAGGGGCAGGGGCCGGAGCACTCTTCGGCGCGACTTGAGCGCTACATGCAGCTGTGTGCCGAGAACAACTGGCAGGTCTGTGTACCCTCGACGCCGTCGCAGATCTTCCACCTGTTGCGCCGTCAGATGGTGCGCAAGCTCCGCAAGCCGCTGATCGTGATGACGCCGAAGTCGCTGCTGCGCCACAAGGACGCGGTTTCGACGCTGGATGAACTCTCGGATGGCCGTTTCCGTACGGTGATTGGCGAGGTTGATCCGCTGGATCCGAAGGCCGTCACGCGCGTGGTGCTGTGCTCCGGCAAGATCTACTACGAGCTGGTTGCCGAACGGCGTGCCAAGGGCATCCAGAACACCGCCATCGTACGTATCGAACAGCTTTATCCCTTCCCGAATGAGGCATTTGCCGAAGAGCTTGGCAAATACCCCAACGCGCAGGAAGTGGTGTGGTGTCAGGAAGAGCCGCGTAACCAGGGTGCCTGGTACTGGATCGTCTCCCGTCAGCATCTCGCCCGCTCGCTGGGCAAGAGCCACCACCTCTACCTCGTCAGCCGTCCGGCCTCGGCATCGCCGGCGGTCGGCTACTACGCCAAGCACCAGGTGCAGCAGAAGGCGGTGATCGAGGGCGCGTTCGGTGAACTGAATCAGGACGTCGCTCCGAGCCGTTGA
- the lpdA gene encoding dihydrolipoyl dehydrogenase produces MAQEFDVLVIGGGPAGYVAAIRAAQLGLKAACCESAAYADPKGEPRLGGTCLNVGCIPSKALLYSSELYDHATHAFVMHGIKVEGVSIDVPSMIRRKDNIVTQLTSGIKGLFKKYKVTFLAGHGSFVAEADGLWKMKVGNEDVVAKHVIVATGSRARHLPGIPVDNVNIVDNEGALKTESVPKRLGVIGAGVIGLEMGSVWKRLGSEVTILEALPDFLAAADQAVAKEAWKVFTKKQGLNIQLGVQIKEVTTGPNTVSVKYENDEGDQVLEFDKLVVAVGRTPNTEGLNAAAVGLKLDARGRIEVDDHCSTNLRNVWAVGDVVRGPMLAHKGMEEGVMVAECIAGQAGHCNYDTIPWVIYTQPEIAWVGKTEQDLKAAGIPFKAGQIPFMANGRALGQGDTTGFVKVLAHAETDQILGAHIIGTNASELIAEAVVAMEFGASSEDLARTAHAHPTLSEVMHEAALAVDKRSLHF; encoded by the coding sequence ATGGCTCAGGAATTCGATGTACTGGTGATCGGCGGCGGGCCCGCTGGTTACGTCGCCGCCATCCGTGCGGCGCAGCTGGGGCTGAAAGCAGCCTGTTGCGAATCTGCGGCGTATGCCGATCCGAAAGGCGAGCCGCGTCTGGGTGGCACCTGCCTTAACGTCGGCTGCATCCCGTCGAAGGCGCTGTTGTATTCGTCGGAACTCTACGATCACGCAACCCACGCCTTCGTGATGCATGGCATCAAGGTCGAAGGTGTGTCGATCGATGTGCCCTCGATGATCCGCCGCAAGGACAACATCGTTACGCAGCTCACCAGCGGCATCAAAGGGCTGTTCAAGAAGTACAAGGTCACCTTTCTTGCCGGTCACGGCAGCTTCGTCGCGGAGGCCGACGGCCTCTGGAAGATGAAGGTTGGCAACGAAGATGTCGTCGCCAAGCATGTGATCGTTGCCACCGGCTCGCGTGCGCGGCATCTGCCGGGGATCCCGGTCGACAACGTCAACATCGTCGACAACGAAGGCGCGCTCAAGACCGAGTCCGTGCCGAAGCGCCTGGGCGTGATCGGTGCTGGCGTGATCGGCCTTGAAATGGGCAGCGTCTGGAAGCGCCTTGGCTCCGAGGTCACCATTCTTGAGGCGCTGCCGGACTTCCTGGCGGCAGCCGATCAGGCGGTGGCGAAGGAGGCCTGGAAGGTCTTCACGAAGAAGCAGGGTTTGAACATCCAGCTTGGCGTGCAGATCAAGGAAGTGACGACCGGCCCCAACACGGTCTCCGTGAAGTACGAGAACGACGAAGGCGACCAGGTCCTTGAGTTCGACAAGCTGGTCGTGGCGGTGGGCCGTACGCCGAATACCGAAGGGCTCAACGCAGCAGCCGTCGGGCTCAAGCTTGATGCCCGTGGCCGAATTGAAGTCGACGATCACTGCTCGACCAATCTACGCAACGTATGGGCGGTCGGTGATGTGGTGCGGGGGCCGATGCTGGCGCACAAGGGCATGGAAGAGGGCGTCATGGTGGCCGAATGCATCGCCGGTCAGGCGGGGCACTGCAACTACGACACGATTCCGTGGGTCATCTACACCCAGCCGGAGATCGCCTGGGTCGGCAAGACCGAGCAGGATCTGAAGGCCGCAGGCATTCCGTTCAAGGCGGGCCAAATCCCGTTCATGGCGAACGGCCGTGCCTTGGGGCAGGGCGACACCACGGGTTTCGTGAAGGTTCTGGCGCATGCCGAGACGGATCAGATCCTCGGTGCTCACATCATCGGCACCAACGCGTCGGAGCTGATCGCCGAGGCGGTCGTTGCGATGGAGTTTGGCGCGTCGTCTGAGGACCTGGCCCGCACCGCTCATGCCCACCCGACCCTGTCGGAAGTGATGCACGAAGCCGCGCTGGCAGTCGACAAGCGTTCGCTGCACTTCTAA
- the sdhA gene encoding succinate dehydrogenase flavoprotein subunit — translation MKVAKRTFDAVIVGAGGAGMRAAIQLSEAGLKTAVLSKVFPTRSHTVAAQGGVSASLGNSEPDHWHWHMYDTVKGSDWLGDQDAIEFMCRKAPEVVVELEHFGMPFDRTDEGKIYQRPFGGHMSNFGDKPVRRACAAADRTGHAMLHALYQRNVKANTQFFVEWMALDLLRDTDGRVLGVIAMEMETSEIVVFQAKATLFATGGAGRIFASSTNAFINTGDGLGMAARAGIPLEDMEFWQFHPTGVAGAGVLITEGVRGEGGILRNASGERFMERYAPNAKDLASRDVVSRAMVTEINEGRGCGPNKDHVLLDITHLDPDVINKRLPGIREISIQFANVDPIRAPIPVVPTCHYQMGGIPTNYRGEVVVDGASVPGFYAAGECACASVHGANRLGTNSLLDLLVFGKSSGETMVEYIKGQGSAQPEIPQAEIDRSVARVDRLLTQSGGTNVHDVRAQMQQTMQKHCGVFRFKDMLASGVDKILEVEKLVQRTEIKDKSKVFNTALTEALELENLIEVAKATMISANNRTESRGAHVRDDATDTPQTPDGRDDANWLKHTLWHRDGNRIDYKPVVMKPLTVDTIALKKRAY, via the coding sequence GTGAAAGTCGCTAAGCGTACGTTTGATGCGGTGATCGTCGGCGCGGGTGGCGCCGGGATGCGGGCCGCAATTCAGCTCTCCGAGGCTGGCCTGAAGACGGCGGTGCTGTCCAAGGTCTTCCCGACTCGTTCGCATACCGTTGCGGCGCAGGGCGGTGTCTCGGCGTCGCTCGGCAACTCCGAGCCCGACCACTGGCACTGGCACATGTACGACACCGTCAAGGGGTCGGACTGGCTGGGCGATCAGGACGCGATCGAGTTCATGTGCCGCAAGGCGCCCGAAGTGGTTGTGGAACTTGAGCACTTCGGCATGCCGTTTGACCGTACCGACGAGGGCAAGATTTACCAGCGCCCCTTCGGTGGCCACATGTCGAACTTCGGCGACAAGCCGGTTCGCCGCGCCTGCGCGGCCGCTGACCGTACCGGCCACGCAATGCTGCACGCGCTCTACCAGCGCAACGTGAAAGCGAACACGCAGTTCTTCGTTGAATGGATGGCGCTGGATCTGCTGCGCGACACGGACGGCCGCGTGCTCGGCGTGATCGCGATGGAGATGGAAACCTCGGAAATCGTGGTGTTCCAGGCCAAGGCGACGCTGTTCGCAACCGGTGGTGCGGGCCGCATCTTCGCGTCCTCGACGAACGCCTTCATCAATACCGGCGACGGCCTGGGTATGGCGGCGCGTGCCGGTATTCCGCTCGAAGACATGGAGTTCTGGCAGTTCCACCCGACCGGCGTTGCCGGCGCGGGCGTGCTGATCACCGAAGGCGTGCGCGGCGAAGGCGGCATCCTGCGCAATGCTTCGGGTGAGCGTTTCATGGAACGCTATGCGCCGAACGCGAAGGATCTTGCCTCGCGTGACGTCGTCTCCCGCGCGATGGTCACCGAGATCAACGAAGGTCGCGGCTGCGGCCCGAACAAGGATCACGTGCTGCTCGACATCACGCACCTTGACCCGGACGTCATCAACAAGCGCCTGCCGGGCATCCGCGAGATCTCGATCCAGTTCGCCAACGTCGACCCGATCCGCGCGCCGATTCCGGTGGTACCGACCTGCCATTACCAGATGGGCGGTATTCCGACCAACTACCGCGGTGAAGTCGTCGTCGACGGTGCCTCGGTGCCCGGCTTCTACGCCGCAGGCGAATGCGCGTGTGCATCGGTGCACGGCGCAAACCGCCTCGGCACCAACTCGCTCCTCGACTTGCTGGTGTTTGGCAAGAGCTCGGGCGAGACGATGGTGGAGTACATCAAGGGGCAGGGCAGCGCACAGCCTGAGATCCCGCAAGCCGAAATTGATCGCTCAGTCGCGCGTGTTGATCGCCTGCTGACGCAGAGCGGCGGCACCAACGTGCACGATGTTCGCGCACAGATGCAACAGACGATGCAGAAGCACTGCGGCGTGTTCCGCTTCAAGGACATGCTGGCAAGCGGCGTCGACAAGATCCTTGAAGTCGAGAAGCTGGTGCAGCGCACCGAAATCAAGGACAAGTCCAAGGTCTTCAACACCGCGCTGACCGAAGCGCTGGAGCTTGAGAACCTGATCGAAGTCGCCAAGGCGACGATGATCTCGGCGAACAACCGTACCGAGTCGCGTGGCGCCCATGTGCGCGACGATGCGACCGACACGCCGCAAACGCCGGACGGCCGTGACGACGCCAACTGGCTCAAGCACACGCTTTGGCATCGCGACGGCAATCGCATTGATTACAAGCCGGTGGTGATGAAGCCGCTGACCGTCGACACCATCGCGCTGAAGAAGCGCGCGTACTGA
- the odhB gene encoding 2-oxoglutarate dehydrogenase complex dihydrolipoyllysine-residue succinyltransferase → MLIEVKVPQLSESVSEATLVSWHKKEGDAVARDENLIDIETDKVVLETPAPAAGVLVKIIKGNGSSVTSGDLIAQIDTEATAGASAPAATAAPAAAPAPAAAAATAPSGMGPAARKILAEKGVDASNVQGTGPGGRVTKADALGTTTHTVTKAAVVPSSLPAVGSTASALPQPPAPVAVESVLADRPEQRVPMSRLRARVAERLLQSQATNAILTTFNEVNMAPVMEMRKKYQEKFEKEHGVKLGFMSFFVKAAVAALKKYPVLNASVDGNDIVYHGYFDIGIAVGSPRGLVVPILRNADQMTLAEIEKKIAEFGAKARDGKLSIEDLTGGTFSISNGGIFGSMLSTPIINPPQSAILGIHATKDRPVVENGQVVIRPINYLAMSYDHRIIDGREAVLGLVTMKEALEDPARLLLEI, encoded by the coding sequence ATGCTGATCGAAGTGAAAGTCCCGCAGCTTTCCGAATCGGTGTCCGAAGCGACGCTGGTGAGCTGGCACAAGAAGGAAGGCGACGCGGTTGCCCGCGACGAAAACCTGATCGACATCGAGACCGACAAGGTCGTGCTCGAGACCCCGGCGCCGGCGGCCGGCGTGTTGGTCAAGATCATCAAGGGCAACGGCTCGAGCGTTACCAGTGGTGACCTGATCGCACAGATCGACACCGAAGCGACCGCAGGCGCCTCTGCGCCCGCCGCGACTGCGGCCCCGGCCGCAGCACCGGCGCCCGCTGCTGCTGCGGCTACCGCACCGTCGGGCATGGGCCCGGCGGCGCGCAAGATCCTCGCGGAGAAGGGCGTCGATGCATCGAACGTGCAGGGCACCGGCCCTGGCGGCCGTGTAACCAAGGCGGATGCGCTGGGTACGACGACCCACACCGTCACCAAGGCGGCGGTGGTGCCGTCAAGCCTCCCGGCAGTTGGCTCCACGGCGTCGGCATTGCCGCAGCCGCCGGCACCGGTGGCGGTGGAATCGGTGCTGGCCGATCGTCCGGAGCAGCGTGTGCCGATGAGCCGCCTGCGCGCCCGCGTTGCCGAGCGCTTGCTGCAGTCGCAAGCCACCAACGCCATCCTGACCACGTTCAACGAGGTCAACATGGCGCCGGTGATGGAGATGCGCAAGAAGTACCAGGAGAAGTTCGAGAAGGAGCACGGCGTGAAGCTGGGCTTCATGTCCTTCTTCGTGAAGGCCGCGGTTGCGGCACTGAAGAAGTACCCGGTGCTGAACGCGTCGGTCGATGGCAATGACATCGTCTATCACGGCTACTTCGATATCGGTATCGCCGTGGGTTCGCCGCGCGGTTTGGTGGTGCCGATCTTGCGCAACGCCGACCAGATGACGCTGGCGGAAATCGAGAAGAAGATTGCCGAGTTCGGCGCCAAGGCGCGCGATGGCAAGCTTTCCATCGAAGACCTGACCGGTGGCACCTTCTCGATCTCGAACGGCGGCATCTTCGGTTCGATGCTGTCGACGCCGATCATCAACCCGCCGCAATCGGCGATCCTCGGCATTCATGCCACCAAGGATCGTCCGGTGGTTGAGAACGGTCAGGTCGTGATCCGTCCGATCAACTACCTTGCGATGTCGTATGACCACCGGATCATCGACGGCCGCGAGGCAGTGCTCGGCTTGGTCACCATGAAGGAAGCACTGGAGGATCCGGCGCGTCTGCTGCTGGAAATCTGA
- a CDS encoding PspC domain-containing protein — MSVADEIAKLHQLKESGALTDAEFAAAKARLLGDEAPRSNAAGSAAINGLRRSRDDRWIGGVCGGIGRMTGVESWVWRLLWVLMACFAGVGVFAYVLCWIFVPDENAG; from the coding sequence ATGTCCGTCGCCGATGAAATCGCCAAACTGCACCAGCTGAAAGAAAGCGGAGCATTGACGGACGCGGAGTTCGCTGCGGCGAAAGCGCGCCTCCTGGGCGATGAAGCACCCCGCAGCAACGCTGCGGGGTCGGCGGCGATCAACGGATTGCGCCGTTCGCGTGACGACCGCTGGATCGGTGGCGTCTGCGGCGGCATCGGCCGGATGACCGGGGTAGAGTCGTGGGTCTGGCGCCTGCTGTGGGTGCTGATGGCCTGCTTCGCCGGTGTAGGTGTGTTCGCCTACGTCCTCTGCTGGATTTTTGTACCCGACGAGAACGCCGGGTAA